TCATCACCTTGCCGCTCACCCAACTCGTCGCCTGGCTGGAGCGCCGCCAGAGGAAGGCCGTCCGATGACCGCGTCCGCCATCGAGGTGCGTGGCCTGCACAAGCACTACGGCCACCACGAGGTCCTCAAGGGCATCGACTTCCATGTCGACGCCGGGCAGGTCGTCTGCGTGATCGGGCCCTCCGGGTCGGGCAAGTCGACGCTGCTGCGCTGCGTCAACCGGCTCGAGGAGCCGTCGGCCGGAGAGATCCTGATCGAGGGCGTCGACATCTGCGACCGCCGGATCGACCTCGACGAGGTGCGCTCCCGGATCGGGATGGTCTTCCAGCAGTTCAACCTCTTCCCGCACCTGTCGGTGCTGCGGAACCTCACCCTCGCCCAGCGCAGTGTGCGCGGCCGGGGTAGGGACGAGGCGGTCGAGGTCGCTCGACGGAACCTCGCGAAGGTCGGCCTCTCCGAGAAGGAGTCGGCCTACCCGGCGCATCTGTCCGGCGGCCAGCAGCAGCGGGTCGCGATCGCCCGGGCGCTGTCGATGGACCCCGACATGATGCTCTTCGACGAGCCCACCAGTGCCCTCGACCCGGAGCTGGTCGGCGACGTGCTCGCCGTCATGAAGGAGCTCGCCCAGGAGGGGATGACGATGATGGTCGTCACGCACGAGATGGGCTTCGCCCGCGAGGTCGGCGACCAGCTCGTCTTCATGGACGACGGCGTCGTGGTCGAGGAGGGCCGCCCGGCCGAGGTGCTCTCGCATCCTCAGCACGAGCGGACCCGCTCGTTCCTCTCGAAGGTGCTCTGACCCGAGGTCTGCCCTACACGTCGCCACCGAGATAGGCCGCCTTGACCGCCGGGTCGACCGCGAGGTCCGCACCCGTGCCGGACCGGACGATCTCGCCGGTCTCGAGGATGTGGGCGTCGTGCGACCGCTTGAGCGCCTGGGCTGCGTTCTGCTCGACGAGCAGCACGGTGGTGCCCTGCTGGTTGATCTCCGTGATGATGGTGAAGATCTGCTGGATCAGCTTCGGCGCCAGGCCCATCGACGGCTCGTCGAGCAGCAACAGCCGCGGCCGGGCCATCAGCGCCCGCCCGATGGCGAGCATCTGCTGCTCACCGCCGGACATGGTGCCGGAGATCTGGTCGATCCGCTCCTCCAGCCGCGGGAAGAGGGTGAGCACCCGCTCCATGTCCTCCCGATAGGCCGCGGACTTGCGGTCGTTGCGGGTGAACGCGCCCATCTCCAGGTTCTCACGGACCGTCATCCCGACGAAGCAGCGCCGTCCCTCCGGGGACTGCCCGATGCCGAGCTTGACCCGGTCGTACGGCGGGATGTCGTTGATGTCGCGTCCTTCGAACCGCACCGAGCCGGCCCGGACCTTGCGCAGACCCGAGATGGTCTTCAGCGTCGTCGTCTTCCCCGCGCCGTTGGCGCCGATCAGGGTCGTGACGGTCCCCTCGGGGACGCTGAAGCTGATGTCACGGATCGCCTCGATGTGCCCGT
This region of Nocardioides sp. L-11A genomic DNA includes:
- a CDS encoding amino acid ABC transporter ATP-binding protein; the encoded protein is MTASAIEVRGLHKHYGHHEVLKGIDFHVDAGQVVCVIGPSGSGKSTLLRCVNRLEEPSAGEILIEGVDICDRRIDLDEVRSRIGMVFQQFNLFPHLSVLRNLTLAQRSVRGRGRDEAVEVARRNLAKVGLSEKESAYPAHLSGGQQQRVAIARALSMDPDMMLFDEPTSALDPELVGDVLAVMKELAQEGMTMMVVTHEMGFAREVGDQLVFMDDGVVVEEGRPAEVLSHPQHERTRSFLSKVL
- a CDS encoding ABC transporter ATP-binding protein, which codes for MLLEVEGLCVNYGHIEAIRDISFSVPEGTVTTLIGANGAGKTTTLKTISGLRKVRAGSVRFEGRDINDIPPYDRVKLGIGQSPEGRRCFVGMTVRENLEMGAFTRNDRKSAAYREDMERVLTLFPRLEERIDQISGTMSGGEQQMLAIGRALMARPRLLLLDEPSMGLAPKLIQQIFTIITEINQQGTTVLLVEQNAAQALKRSHDAHILETGEIVRSGTGADLAVDPAVKAAYLGGDV